One Parageobacillus sp. KH3-4 genomic region harbors:
- the cwlD gene encoding N-acetylmuramoyl-L-alanine amidase CwlD gives MKAKWLGALISSIIVIVLFQYIFANTTSTKSWNLPLSGRIIVLDPGHGGPDGGAVGGDVVEEEVALKVAEKLRDYLQQQGALVLMTREMDSDLADKDTRGYRRRKVEDLRKRVALINESEADLFISIHLNAIPSPRWRGAQTFYYGSLVENERLAKFIQAELRRNLENTDRVAKRIDTVYLLKYAKKPGALVEVGFLSNPEERKLLASDHYQTKLAASVYKGVLRYFSNEKNPPE, from the coding sequence ATGAAAGCAAAATGGTTGGGCGCTCTCATTAGTTCCATTATCGTTATTGTTCTTTTCCAATATATCTTTGCTAACACGACTTCAACCAAATCGTGGAACCTTCCTCTCTCTGGAAGGATTATCGTTTTAGATCCTGGTCATGGCGGGCCGGACGGGGGAGCTGTCGGCGGTGATGTGGTAGAAGAAGAAGTGGCGCTGAAAGTGGCGGAGAAATTGCGCGACTACTTGCAGCAGCAAGGTGCGCTCGTGTTGATGACAAGGGAAATGGACAGCGACCTTGCTGATAAAGACACACGAGGTTACAGACGGCGAAAAGTAGAAGATTTACGAAAGCGCGTCGCGTTGATTAACGAATCAGAGGCGGATTTATTTATTAGCATCCATCTTAATGCCATTCCTTCCCCGCGTTGGCGTGGAGCGCAAACGTTTTATTATGGTTCACTGGTAGAGAATGAGCGTCTTGCTAAGTTTATTCAAGCGGAACTGCGACGCAATTTGGAAAATACGGATCGTGTTGCAAAAAGGATTGATACGGTTTATTTGCTGAAGTATGCGAAAAAGCCAGGTGCGCTTGTCGAAGTTGGTTTTCTGTCTAATCCGGAAGAAAGGAAGCTGCTAGCTTCCGATCATTATCAAACGAAGCTGGCCGCATCTGTATACAAAGGCGTATTACGATATTTTTCTAATGAAAAAAATCCTCCTGAATAG
- a CDS encoding Mrp/NBP35 family ATP-binding protein has protein sequence MLTENEVRGLLENIKDPFLNKTFKETNAIQEIKIKEDKKHVSVKIALAKTGTAEQLRVQTTIVQLLKDAGAASVGLRFAQLPEEIVAKYQGEKAKTIYIAIASGKGGVGKSTISVNLAVSLARLGKKVGLIDADIYGFSVPDMMGIVERPSVRGEKIIPVERFGVKVISMGFFVEDNAPVIWRGPMLGKMLNNFFKEVEWGDLDYLLLDLPPGTGDVALDVHTMLPSCKEIIVTTPHPTAAFVAARAGAMALRTEHEIIGVIENMSYFESKKTGEREYVFGKGGGEKLAKELQTELLGQLPLQQPDWNDNDFAPSVYAEEHPIGKIYMDIARKIIEKC, from the coding sequence ATGCTAACAGAAAACGAGGTTAGAGGATTGCTGGAAAATATTAAAGACCCGTTTTTAAACAAAACGTTTAAAGAAACGAACGCGATTCAAGAAATTAAAATTAAAGAAGATAAAAAGCACGTTAGCGTCAAAATCGCATTGGCAAAAACGGGAACAGCCGAGCAGCTTCGCGTCCAAACAACGATTGTTCAGCTATTGAAAGATGCCGGCGCAGCTTCGGTCGGTTTGCGATTTGCACAGCTTCCTGAAGAAATAGTAGCAAAATATCAAGGAGAAAAGGCAAAAACAATATACATTGCGATTGCCAGCGGAAAAGGCGGCGTCGGAAAATCGACGATTTCCGTGAATCTTGCCGTTTCTCTCGCCCGGCTCGGAAAAAAAGTAGGACTTATTGATGCCGATATTTATGGATTTAGTGTTCCTGATATGATGGGCATTGTCGAGCGGCCAAGCGTGCGCGGCGAAAAAATTATTCCGGTTGAGCGGTTTGGCGTAAAAGTCATTTCAATGGGCTTTTTCGTCGAAGATAATGCCCCTGTCATTTGGCGCGGTCCAATGTTGGGGAAAATGTTAAACAACTTTTTCAAAGAAGTCGAATGGGGTGACTTAGATTACTTATTATTAGATTTGCCTCCGGGAACGGGTGACGTTGCGCTGGATGTGCACACAATGCTGCCGTCGTGCAAGGAAATCATTGTCACTACCCCGCATCCGACAGCAGCGTTTGTCGCGGCTCGCGCGGGGGCGATGGCGCTTCGCACGGAGCATGAAATCATTGGCGTCATTGAGAATATGTCGTATTTTGAAAGCAAAAAAACAGGAGAAAGAGAATATGTTTTCGGTAAAGGCGGCGGCGAAAAGCTTGCTAAAGAATTGCAAACGGAGCTTTTAGGGCAGCTGCCACTTCAACAGCCAGATTGGAATGATAACGATTTCGCCCCATCTGTTTATGCGGAAGAACATCCGATTGGCAAAATATATATGGATATTGCGCGGAAAATTATAGAGAAGTGCTAA
- the gerD gene encoding spore germination lipoprotein GerD: MKKSTLLLLFSYFLILGSCAPQDVSPPAPDYDYDRTKKMVVDILKTDEGKKAIQEIMADEKVKQQLIIEQAVVKETLQQVLTSEKGIKFWEKAMQDPKFAESFAKSLKTEQEKTIKALMKDPEYQGMMIDILKNPEMEKAMMDVLKSKQFRQHLQQVITETLNSPLFQAKIQDILVKSAGNIQQETKKQNEDQEETSGNQQEQ, from the coding sequence ATGAAAAAAAGCACATTGCTCCTCTTATTTAGTTATTTCCTTATCCTTGGCTCTTGCGCCCCTCAAGACGTTAGCCCGCCTGCCCCAGATTATGATTATGACCGAACGAAAAAAATGGTCGTGGATATTTTAAAAACGGATGAGGGGAAAAAGGCGATTCAGGAAATTATGGCAGATGAAAAAGTGAAACAGCAATTAATCATTGAGCAAGCCGTTGTCAAAGAAACACTCCAACAAGTGCTAACATCGGAAAAAGGAATAAAATTTTGGGAAAAAGCCATGCAAGATCCAAAGTTTGCTGAAAGCTTTGCCAAAAGTTTGAAAACGGAGCAAGAAAAAACGATCAAAGCGTTAATGAAAGACCCTGAATATCAAGGGATGATGATAGATATTTTAAAAAATCCAGAAATGGAAAAAGCAATGATGGACGTTCTAAAAAGCAAACAATTTCGCCAGCACCTTCAACAAGTCATCACAGAAACGCTGAATAGTCCTTTGTTTCAGGCAAAAATTCAAGACATATTAGTAAAATCCGCCGGAAACATACAACAAGAGACAAAAAAACAAAATGAAGATCAAGAAGAAACAAGCGGCAATCAGCAGGAGCAATGA
- a CDS encoding KinB-signaling pathway activation protein, producing MNSRKWVRLFLTTLAIGGITTAVIGVILNWGEYEKLFSRLDVLEIAAVLMWHIGVGFIFSVISQMGFFAYLTIHRFGLGMFRSASLWNSVQVVLILFVLFDLVYFRYQVFAGKGESIVGYILVALFILVVGLAVAYVKSVQTNRGAFIPALFFMVVVTVIEWFPVLRINDKDWLYLMLLPLLICNAYQLLILHKLTGVTKS from the coding sequence GTGAACAGCCGGAAATGGGTGCGTTTATTTTTAACAACATTGGCCATTGGCGGCATAACGACGGCAGTTATAGGGGTTATACTTAACTGGGGTGAATATGAGAAGCTGTTTTCGCGGCTGGACGTATTGGAAATCGCGGCGGTGTTAATGTGGCACATCGGTGTCGGCTTTATTTTTAGTGTCATTAGTCAAATGGGGTTTTTCGCCTATTTGACTATTCATCGCTTTGGACTTGGAATGTTTCGATCTGCCTCTCTTTGGAATTCAGTGCAAGTTGTGCTAATTTTGTTTGTGCTTTTCGATTTAGTGTATTTCCGCTATCAAGTGTTTGCGGGTAAAGGAGAATCTATTGTCGGCTACATACTAGTCGCTTTATTTATTTTGGTTGTTGGACTTGCCGTTGCTTATGTAAAAAGCGTCCAAACGAATAGAGGAGCGTTTATACCAGCGTTGTTTTTTATGGTTGTCGTAACGGTTATTGAATGGTTCCCAGTATTGCGCATTAATGATAAGGATTGGCTTTATTTAATGTTACTTCCATTATTAATTTGCAACGCTTATCAGCTTCTTATACTGCATAAACTAACTGGTGTTACAAAGTCATAA
- the pdaB gene encoding polysaccharide deacetylase family sporulation protein PdaB, producing the protein MNFFYTLNGRSLKKTLIVVLSAFFTATILYAQGIANPTLSLSTGPKAVYKVKKSKEEISLTFDISWGDQNALQILDVLKQNGIKNATFFLSASWAERHPNIVKRIKEDGHEIGSMGYNFVNYTELESSKIRQDLMQAKKVFDMLGIKEIILLRPPSGNFNKNVLKIADSLGYTVVHWSIDSKDWLNPGVKTIVENVVNNMEAGDIVLLHASDSANQTAKALPKIIEAMKKSGYRNVSVSQLIANGDANSKEIN; encoded by the coding sequence GTGAATTTTTTCTATACATTAAATGGACGCTCGTTAAAAAAAACGCTTATTGTTGTTTTATCTGCATTTTTTACGGCAACCATTTTATATGCCCAAGGAATTGCTAACCCTACACTTTCTCTTTCCACTGGTCCAAAAGCGGTCTATAAAGTGAAAAAAAGCAAAGAAGAAATATCGCTAACTTTTGACATCAGCTGGGGAGATCAAAACGCTTTACAAATTCTTGACGTATTAAAACAAAACGGCATAAAAAACGCGACATTTTTTTTATCTGCTTCCTGGGCTGAACGTCATCCGAATATCGTGAAACGAATTAAGGAGGACGGTCATGAAATTGGAAGCATGGGGTATAACTTCGTCAATTATACAGAGCTAGAAAGCTCAAAAATACGTCAAGATCTTATGCAAGCAAAGAAAGTATTTGACATGCTTGGAATAAAAGAAATCATATTACTGCGCCCTCCAAGCGGCAACTTCAACAAAAATGTATTAAAGATTGCCGATTCACTAGGCTATACCGTCGTTCATTGGAGCATTGATTCAAAAGATTGGCTTAACCCTGGAGTAAAGACTATCGTTGAAAATGTCGTAAACAACATGGAAGCAGGAGATATCGTTTTGCTCCACGCGTCAGATTCCGCCAACCAAACAGCAAAAGCACTTCCCAAAATTATTGAAGCAATGAAAAAAAGCGGTTACCGCAATGTTAGCGTTTCGCAATTGATCGCTAACGGGGATGCAAATAGCAAAGAAATAAACTAA
- the rocF gene encoding arginase, producing MKKISIIGVPMDLGQTRRGVDMGPSAMRYAGIIERLERLHYEIEDLGDISIGKAERSDDEELRLNLRNLKAIAEINEKLAEMVDDVVQRGRFPLVLGGDHSIAIGTLAGVAKHYQNLGVIWYDAHGDLNTAETSPSGNIHGMSLAVSLGLGHPHLTNIGGYSPKVKPENIVLIGVRSLDEGEKRLIHDKGIKVYTMHEVDRLGMTTVMQETIAYLKGQTDGVHLSLDLDGMDPHDAPGVGTPVIGGLTYRESHLAMEMLAEAQLITSAEFVEVNPILDERNKTASVAVGLIGSLFGEKLV from the coding sequence ATGAAGAAGATATCGATTATTGGGGTGCCAATGGATTTAGGGCAGACACGCCGCGGTGTGGATATGGGACCGAGTGCCATGCGTTATGCGGGAATAATCGAAAGGCTAGAACGCCTTCATTATGAAATTGAAGATTTAGGCGATATTTCAATTGGAAAAGCGGAACGGTCTGATGATGAAGAGTTACGACTTAACTTACGTAATTTGAAAGCGATTGCAGAAATAAATGAAAAATTAGCCGAGATGGTGGACGATGTAGTCCAAAGAGGGCGCTTTCCTCTTGTATTAGGCGGCGACCATAGCATTGCCATTGGAACATTAGCAGGTGTCGCAAAGCATTATCAAAATTTGGGAGTTATTTGGTATGATGCCCATGGCGATTTAAATACGGCGGAAACTTCTCCGTCTGGGAACATTCATGGGATGTCGCTCGCTGTGAGTCTTGGCTTGGGGCATCCACATTTGACGAATATCGGTGGTTACAGCCCAAAAGTGAAACCGGAAAATATTGTTCTTATTGGTGTCCGCTCTCTTGATGAGGGGGAAAAGCGATTAATCCATGACAAGGGAATTAAGGTATATACAATGCATGAAGTAGATCGCCTCGGCATGACGACAGTGATGCAAGAAACGATTGCTTATTTGAAGGGACAGACGGACGGCGTGCATTTATCACTCGATTTAGATGGGATGGATCCGCACGATGCTCCGGGAGTGGGCACGCCGGTTATCGGGGGGCTTACTTATCGCGAAAGCCATTTGGCAATGGAAATGCTTGCAGAAGCGCAACTAATTACATCAGCGGAATTTGTAGAAGTCAATCCGATTTTAGATGAACGCAATAAGACTGCCTCCGTCGCGGTAGGATTGATAGGGTCCCTTTTTGGAGAAAAGTTAGTGTAG
- the sigW gene encoding RNA polymerase sigma factor SigW, which yields MEIFVKKRIKAIKKGDQNAYADIVDLYKDKIYRLCYRMLGNRHEAEDTAQEAFIRAYVNIHTYNPNMKFSSWLYRIATNLAIDKIRKKKPDAYLDEEISGTDGLTMYSQLSSNEASPEETLESMELQETVQKAIEKLPEKYRSVIVLKYIEDLSLQEISEILDLPLGTVKTRIHRGREALRKHLGHL from the coding sequence ATGGAGATATTCGTGAAAAAACGCATCAAAGCGATCAAAAAAGGGGATCAAAATGCCTATGCAGATATTGTAGACCTTTATAAAGACAAAATATACCGCTTATGTTACCGTATGCTCGGAAACCGTCACGAGGCGGAAGATACCGCCCAAGAGGCATTTATTCGCGCTTATGTTAATATTCATACGTATAATCCAAACATGAAGTTTTCTTCGTGGCTTTACCGAATTGCCACCAATTTAGCAATTGATAAAATCCGGAAGAAAAAACCCGACGCCTATTTAGACGAAGAGATAAGCGGCACGGACGGACTTACGATGTATTCGCAGCTTTCCTCTAATGAAGCTTCTCCGGAAGAAACATTAGAAAGCATGGAGCTACAGGAAACCGTACAGAAAGCGATTGAAAAACTTCCAGAAAAGTATCGCAGCGTTATTGTGTTAAAGTATATAGAAGATTTATCGTTACAGGAGATTAGCGAAATTTTGGATTTGCCGCTCGGCACCGTAAAAACAAGAATTCACCGTGGCAGAGAAGCGTTACGAAAGCATTTGGGCCATTTATGA
- the rsiW gene encoding anti-sigma-W factor RsiW, giving the protein MKCPHNIINLMHDYLDGDIEPHDAKILREHLQQCSACADHFNGLKKTVAFIQHASHLIPPSDFTARVMAKLPKEKKIIRMRRWLQNHPFITAASLFVILTIGSLFTTWNEQKQFSVSTRENVIIRGHTVIVPKGEVVQGDIVVRNGSIKIEGKVEGNVTVIHGEKYLASAGQVTGELEEINQVFEWIWYNIKERVKDAVEAFE; this is encoded by the coding sequence ATGAAATGTCCACATAACATTATAAACCTTATGCACGATTACTTAGATGGTGATATTGAGCCGCATGATGCGAAAATATTAAGGGAGCATTTGCAGCAATGTTCGGCATGCGCTGACCATTTTAATGGATTAAAGAAAACAGTGGCGTTTATTCAGCATGCGTCCCACCTCATCCCTCCTTCTGACTTTACGGCGCGTGTGATGGCAAAGCTGCCGAAAGAGAAGAAGATAATTCGTATGAGAAGGTGGCTGCAAAACCATCCGTTCATTACCGCCGCGTCTTTATTTGTTATTTTGACGATCGGAAGCCTATTTACCACATGGAATGAACAAAAACAGTTTTCTGTTTCGACACGTGAAAATGTCATCATTCGTGGCCATACGGTTATTGTTCCGAAAGGAGAAGTTGTCCAAGGAGACATCGTCGTTCGCAACGGTTCTATAAAGATCGAAGGGAAAGTCGAGGGCAATGTTACCGTCATTCATGGTGAAAAATATTTAGCTTCCGCGGGGCAAGTAACAGGAGAATTGGAAGAAATTAACCAAGTATTTGAATGGATTTGGTATAATATTAAGGAGCGAGTAAAGGATGCTGTGGAAGCGTTCGAATAG
- the cdaA gene encoding diadenylate cyclase CdaA yields MPFGELPILSYLGKIVDILVVWYVIYKFIMMIRGTKAVQLLKGIILIMLVHLVSNFLGLSTLQWLMDRAITWGFLALIIIFQPELRRALEQLGRGRLFSRSSANDDEEQTKMVEAIIKATEYMAKRRIGALISIERETGMGDYIETGIILNARVSSELLINIFIPNTPLHDGAVIIQKNHVAAAACYLPLSESPFISKELGTRHRAALGISEVTDSITVVVSEETGAVSITKNGELHRDLTPEQFRELLTKELVPATKATSSSRWQWRGKKHDG; encoded by the coding sequence ATGCCTTTCGGAGAGCTCCCGATTTTAAGCTATTTAGGCAAGATCGTTGATATTCTAGTTGTTTGGTATGTCATATATAAATTCATTATGATGATTCGCGGGACGAAGGCGGTCCAGCTTTTAAAAGGAATTATTCTTATTATGCTCGTGCATCTCGTTAGTAACTTTCTCGGCCTTAGCACATTGCAATGGTTAATGGATCGGGCAATCACATGGGGGTTTCTCGCGCTTATTATTATCTTCCAGCCGGAATTACGGCGCGCGCTTGAGCAGTTAGGGCGGGGAAGGCTGTTTTCGCGAAGCAGCGCAAATGATGACGAAGAACAAACGAAAATGGTTGAGGCGATTATTAAAGCGACAGAATATATGGCAAAACGGCGGATTGGCGCGTTAATTTCCATTGAACGGGAAACGGGAATGGGAGATTATATTGAAACAGGCATTATTTTGAATGCCCGTGTTTCTTCTGAACTATTAATTAATATTTTTATCCCTAACACTCCGTTGCACGACGGGGCCGTCATCATTCAGAAAAACCATGTTGCAGCGGCTGCCTGCTATTTGCCGCTTTCCGAAAGCCCATTTATTTCAAAAGAGCTCGGGACTCGGCATCGTGCTGCGTTAGGGATCAGCGAAGTGACAGATAGTATAACGGTCGTTGTATCAGAAGAGACCGGCGCGGTATCGATCACCAAAAACGGGGAGCTGCACCGAGATTTGACTCCGGAACAGTTTCGGGAGTTGCTTACAAAGGAGCTAGTGCCAGCCACAAAGGCGACTTCCTCATCCCGTTGGCAATGGAGGGGGAAGAAACATGATGGATAG
- a CDS encoding CdaR family protein gives MDRLMNNHWFIKIFSLLLAIMLYMSANIEKETKSGVITRNTVGQEDTETLTNVPVVVYYDEENLIVSGIPKYVNITLQGPASIVKPTALQRDFEVYIDLTDLPLGTYTVPIKYKDISDKLKVQIHPSTARVTIQEKVSKNFSVGVDLINKNKVPEGYMIEQPLVKPNSVTITGAKQLIDSISSVRARIDLGGATDTVTQESRVTVYDSRGNVLNLDVQPSVVEVTVPIKSPSKTVPLKINRTGSLRKGLSIVKIETIPNQVTIFGEKEKIDSIEFIDGITINLDEITKDTTLEMDVPLPEGVKSVDPSKIKVVVDVQEEKTKILKEVPIHVVGLGDQYTVDFIDPQKGAMDVQLYGAPDVLDNIQTNDVKLYVDVSDLGVGEHEVKAELNGPQNIKWELPKKNVKIKINER, from the coding sequence ATGGATAGGTTAATGAATAACCATTGGTTTATTAAAATATTTTCTTTGCTGTTAGCGATTATGCTTTATATGTCAGCGAATATTGAAAAAGAAACAAAATCGGGAGTGATTACCCGCAATACGGTGGGGCAGGAGGATACAGAAACGCTGACGAATGTTCCTGTCGTCGTTTATTATGATGAGGAAAATTTAATTGTCTCTGGTATTCCGAAATATGTGAATATCACTTTGCAAGGGCCTGCAAGCATCGTAAAGCCGACTGCTTTGCAGCGCGACTTTGAAGTGTATATTGATTTAACAGACTTACCGTTAGGAACGTATACCGTTCCAATAAAATATAAAGACATCTCTGATAAACTAAAGGTTCAAATTCACCCTTCAACAGCAAGAGTAACAATTCAGGAGAAAGTTTCTAAAAATTTCTCTGTTGGGGTTGATTTGATCAATAAAAATAAAGTGCCGGAAGGCTATATGATTGAACAGCCGCTTGTCAAACCGAACTCTGTCACCATCACTGGTGCCAAACAGTTGATTGATAGCATATCATCCGTAAGAGCGAGAATTGATTTAGGTGGAGCAACAGATACTGTAACACAAGAATCAAGGGTAACCGTTTACGACAGTCGCGGGAACGTGCTAAATTTAGATGTGCAGCCTTCCGTAGTGGAAGTAACTGTTCCGATTAAAAGCCCAAGCAAAACGGTTCCGCTGAAAATTAATCGGACAGGATCGCTGCGAAAAGGATTAAGCATTGTCAAAATAGAAACGATCCCAAATCAAGTGACGATTTTTGGTGAAAAAGAAAAAATCGATTCCATTGAATTTATTGACGGCATTACGATTAATTTGGACGAAATTACAAAAGATACAACGTTGGAAATGGATGTTCCATTGCCCGAAGGAGTAAAAAGCGTTGATCCTTCAAAAATAAAAGTAGTGGTTGACGTGCAAGAAGAAAAAACGAAAATATTAAAGGAAGTGCCAATTCATGTAGTAGGATTAGGAGATCAATATACAGTTGATTTTATCGATCCACAAAAAGGAGCGATGGATGTTCAACTATATGGAGCGCCAGACGTATTAGACAATATTCAAACGAACGATGTTAAGTTGTATGTCGATGTCAGTGATTTAGGCGTTGGTGAGCATGAAGTAAAAGCGGAATTAAATGGTCCGCAAAATATCAAATGGGAATTGCCGAAAAAAAACGTAAAAATTAAAATTAATGAACGATAA
- the glmM gene encoding phosphoglucosamine mutase yields the protein MGKYFGTDGVRGVANRELTPELAFKIGRCGGYVLTKSEERPKVLIGRDTRISGHMLEGALVAGLLSIGAEVMRLGVISTPGVAYLTKALGAQAGIMISASHNPVQDNGIKFFGPDGFKLSDEQEQEIEALIDSPEDMLPRPIGKALGQVNDYFEGGQKYLQYLKQTIDEDFSGMKIALDCAHGATSSLATHLFADLEADVVTMGASPNGININEGVGSTHPEALASFVKEKGADVGLAFDGDGDRLIAVDEYGNIVDGDQIMYICAKYLKEIGRLKQQTVVSTVMSNLGFYKALEAQGIQSVQTAVGDRYVVEEMRKNGYNLGGEQSGHIIFLDYNTTGDGLLTALQLVNIMKIKEKPLSELASEVKKYPQQLMNVKVADKHKVMENEKVKAVIQEVEKEMSENGRVLVRPSGTEPLVRVMVEAPTEESCRNYVERIASVIREEMGIE from the coding sequence ATGGGTAAATATTTTGGTACTGATGGCGTTCGCGGAGTTGCGAATCGCGAGTTGACACCGGAACTAGCATTTAAAATTGGCCGCTGCGGAGGCTATGTATTAACAAAAAGCGAAGAACGGCCAAAAGTATTGATTGGCCGCGATACACGCATTTCTGGACATATGCTTGAAGGAGCGCTTGTCGCCGGATTACTTTCGATCGGGGCGGAAGTAATGCGCCTTGGTGTTATTTCCACCCCAGGCGTTGCTTATTTGACAAAAGCGTTAGGAGCGCAAGCGGGAATTATGATTTCCGCATCACATAACCCTGTTCAAGACAATGGAATTAAGTTTTTTGGCCCGGACGGTTTTAAGCTTTCCGATGAACAAGAACAAGAAATTGAAGCGCTGATTGATAGCCCGGAAGATATGTTGCCAAGACCGATCGGAAAAGCGTTAGGACAAGTGAACGATTATTTTGAAGGTGGTCAAAAGTATTTGCAGTATTTAAAACAGACCATTGACGAAGATTTTTCCGGAATGAAGATTGCGCTCGATTGTGCGCATGGGGCCACCTCGTCCCTTGCCACCCATTTATTCGCTGATTTGGAAGCGGATGTTGTGACAATGGGGGCATCGCCGAATGGCATTAACATTAATGAAGGGGTTGGCTCGACCCATCCGGAAGCGTTAGCGTCGTTTGTAAAAGAAAAAGGCGCGGACGTCGGGCTCGCCTTTGACGGCGACGGGGATCGCTTGATTGCGGTGGATGAATACGGAAATATTGTGGATGGCGACCAAATTATGTACATTTGCGCGAAATATTTAAAAGAAATTGGCCGTCTTAAACAGCAAACGGTCGTTTCCACTGTGATGAGCAATCTCGGATTTTACAAAGCACTTGAAGCGCAAGGAATTCAAAGTGTGCAAACGGCTGTCGGCGATCGTTACGTCGTAGAGGAAATGAGGAAAAATGGATATAACTTAGGTGGAGAACAATCGGGACATATTATTTTCCTTGATTACAATACGACGGGAGATGGGCTGCTGACAGCGCTGCAGCTTGTAAATATTATGAAAATCAAAGAAAAACCACTTTCTGAGCTCGCGAGTGAAGTGAAGAAATATCCGCAACAGCTCATGAATGTAAAAGTTGCCGATAAACATAAAGTGATGGAAAACGAAAAAGTGAAAGCCGTAATTCAAGAAGTGGAAAAAGAAATGAGCGAAAACGGCCGTGTTCTTGTCCGGCCGTCCGGAACGGAACCGCTTGTGCGCGTGATGGTAGAGGCGCCGACGGAAGAATCATGCCGGAACTATGTTGAACGGATTGCCTCTGTCATTCGCGAGGAAATGGGAATCGAATAG